The DNA sequence CCGTATTCATGCGCATTGATCAGTTGCACCGCCGAGGCGAAGTCCGGCACGCGCACCACGCACAGCACTGGACCGAAGATTTCTTCCTGGTAGATCTTCATGTCGGGCGTGACGTGGTCGAAGAGCGTACCGCCGATGAAGAATCCTTCCTCATGGCCCGGCACCTTCAGGCCGCGGCCATCAACCAGCAGCTGAGCGCCGGCCTCCACGCCACTCTGGATGTAACCCTCCACCTTGGCCTTGTGGGCGGCGGTGACCAGCGGGCCCATCTCGGCGTCATCTTCCATGCCGTTCTTGACCTTCAGTGCCTTCACGCGCGGGATCAGCGCTTCCACCAGCCTGTCGGCCACGCTACCCACCGCCACAGCCACCGAGATGGCCATGCAGCGCTCGCCGGCCGAACCGTAGGCCGCACCGATCAAGGCATCGACGGCCTGGTCCAGGTTGGCGTCCGGCATCACCACCAGATGGTTCTTGGCGCCGCCCAGGGCCTGGGCGCGCAGCGGGAAGGTACCGGCGCGCTCGGTGGCCTTGCGGTAGATGTATTCGGCAATCGGGGTGGAACCGACGAAGGACACGGCCTGCACCTCGGGATGCTCCAGCAGCGCATCCACGGCCACCTTGTCGCCCTGCACCACGTTGAAGACGCCATCGGGCAGGCCGGCACGCTTGAACAGTTCAGCCAGCATCAGCGAAGGCGAAGGATCGCGTTCGGAGGGCTTCAACACGAAGCTGTTGCCGGTGGCAATGGCGATGGGCGCCATCCACAAGGGCACCATCACCGGGAAGTTGAAGGGCGTGATGCCAGCGGTCACGCCCAGCGGCTGGCGCAGGTTCCAGTTGTCGATGCCGCCGCCGATGTTGTCGGTGAACTGGGTCTTGAGCAGTTGCGGAATGCCGGTGGCGAATTCGACGATCTCCAGGCCGCGCGTGACCTCCCCTTTCGCATCCGAGAACACCTTGCCATGTTCCAGCGTGATGGCCTTGGCCAGGGCATCGTGGTGTTGCTCGATCAATTCCTTGAACTTGAACAGCACCCGCGCGCGCTTCAAAGGCGCGGTCTCGGCCCAGGCCGGCGCGGCAGCGCTGGCGGCAGCCACTGCCGCATGGACTTCCGCCACCGAGGCCAGCGCCACCTTGGCAGTGACCTCCCCCGTGGCCGGGTTGAAGACATCCTGGCTGCGACCGCTCTCGGAACGGGAGCGCTGGCCCTGGATGTAGTGGTCGATGTGCGGGAGGCTCATAAGGTTTCCTTTGGTGTGGTGGAGGAAGGCGGGAGGTGCTGTCTCCGGCACCCTCCTGCCGACAAACCGCTCGACCCTGACAATGAGCCAACGGCATGGATGAGCAAGAATAGTCCGCTACGGGCGACACATCCAATGAGGAATTATCAAGAGCAATATAAAGAATGCTTATAATCCGACTTTATTGTTCACACGCTACCCACACGATCTGCACAGCCTATTCATCTGGATATCCACCGGCTTATCCACAGGCAACAAAAGGGGAAAGAGGCAATGATCACGGGAGATGACGATGGATCTGACGCAATTACGTGCATTTATCTCGGTCGCCCACGAAGGCAACCTGACCCGGGCTGCTGAAAAGCTGCACCTGACCCAGCCCGCCGTGAGTCTGCAGATCAAGGCTCTGCAGGAAAGTCTGGGCTTGGCCTTGTTCAATCGCAGTG is a window from the Herbaspirillum rubrisubalbicans genome containing:
- a CDS encoding CoA-acylating methylmalonate-semialdehyde dehydrogenase → MSLPHIDHYIQGQRSRSESGRSQDVFNPATGEVTAKVALASVAEVHAAVAAASAAAPAWAETAPLKRARVLFKFKELIEQHHDALAKAITLEHGKVFSDAKGEVTRGLEIVEFATGIPQLLKTQFTDNIGGGIDNWNLRQPLGVTAGITPFNFPVMVPLWMAPIAIATGNSFVLKPSERDPSPSLMLAELFKRAGLPDGVFNVVQGDKVAVDALLEHPEVQAVSFVGSTPIAEYIYRKATERAGTFPLRAQALGGAKNHLVVMPDANLDQAVDALIGAAYGSAGERCMAISVAVAVGSVADRLVEALIPRVKALKVKNGMEDDAEMGPLVTAAHKAKVEGYIQSGVEAGAQLLVDGRGLKVPGHEEGFFIGGTLFDHVTPDMKIYQEEIFGPVLCVVRVPDFASAVQLINAHEYGNGVSLFTADGNTAHEFSRRIQVGMVGINVPIPVPMAWHSFGGWKRSLFGDTHAYGEEGIRFYTRYKSIMQRWSASIGKGAEFTMPVAK